A window of Oikeobacillus pervagus contains these coding sequences:
- the msrA gene encoding peptide-methionine (S)-S-oxide reductase MsrA, which produces MSSQWQLATFAGGCFWCMVSPFDEQPGIKEVISGYTGGHTENPTYEEVCTGTTGHYEAVQITFDPKIFPYEKLLEIYWQQIDPTDEGGQFNDRGSSYQTAIFYHNEEQRKLAEDSKANLEASGRFQKPIVTKILPAAHFYKGEERHQHYYKKNAFHYNLYKEGSGRASFIREHWKNRKSDEQLREELTPIQYEVTRNNATEPPFHNEYWNHKEDGIYVDIISGEPLFSSRDKYDAGCGWPSFTKPLRRSEIAEKLDTSHGMRRIEVRSKTSDSHLGHVFDDGPGPDHARYCINSASLRFIPKEKLLEEGYGQFLSLFE; this is translated from the coding sequence ATGTCTAGTCAATGGCAATTGGCAACATTTGCGGGTGGTTGTTTCTGGTGTATGGTTTCGCCTTTTGATGAGCAGCCGGGCATTAAAGAAGTAATCTCTGGTTATACGGGAGGACATACGGAAAACCCTACATATGAGGAAGTATGTACGGGTACAACGGGGCATTATGAAGCAGTACAAATTACGTTTGATCCCAAAATTTTTCCGTATGAAAAATTATTAGAAATCTATTGGCAGCAAATTGATCCAACTGATGAGGGAGGACAATTTAATGATAGGGGATCATCCTATCAAACGGCTATTTTTTACCATAATGAAGAACAACGGAAACTTGCCGAAGACTCAAAGGCAAATCTTGAAGCGAGTGGCCGTTTCCAAAAGCCGATCGTCACGAAGATTCTTCCTGCTGCACATTTTTACAAAGGAGAGGAAAGACACCAGCATTATTATAAAAAGAATGCCTTTCATTATAATTTATACAAAGAAGGTTCGGGAAGAGCGTCATTTATTCGAGAACATTGGAAAAATCGCAAAAGTGATGAACAATTAAGGGAAGAACTTACGCCTATTCAATACGAAGTAACAAGAAATAATGCGACAGAGCCGCCATTTCATAATGAATACTGGAATCATAAGGAAGACGGGATTTATGTCGATATTATTTCAGGTGAGCCGCTCTTTAGTTCAAGGGATAAATATGATGCCGGCTGCGGATGGCCTAGCTTTACGAAACCACTTCGACGGTCGGAAATTGCCGAGAAATTAGATACTTCCCATGGGATGAGACGGATTGAAGTTCGCTCGAAAACATCCGACTCCCATCTTGGACATGTCTTCGATGATGGACCCGGACCAGACCATGCTAGATACTGCATCAATTCAGCCTCTTTGCGTTTCATACCAAAAGAAAAATTACTAGAAGAAGGATATGGCCAGTTTTTAAGTTTATTTGAGTGA